From a single Phragmites australis chromosome 7, lpPhrAust1.1, whole genome shotgun sequence genomic region:
- the LOC133925239 gene encoding probable polyol transporter 4: MGIQAAEAAAGGDSLLGFLGRKSRYARMDDVLPQEPEEDGGGVRVRGSGSCRRYVFACSVFASLNHVLLGYDVGVMSGCIIFIQKDLHITEVQQEMLVGCLSFISLLGSLAAGRTSDAIGRKRTIGLAAAVFQAGAAIMTFAPSFAVLMAGRLLAGIGIGIGIMVAPVYISEISPATLRGSLASFPEIFISLGILLGYVSNLVFAGLPDHINWRVMLGAGILPSISVAFVLLVIPESPRWLVMQNRAGDARAVLLKVTDSEEEAQERLTEIEEAARITASGKAVWRELLRPSPVIRRMLITGLGVQFFQQATGIDALVYYSPTIFRDAGITLESQLLAATVAVGFSKTALIVIAIVLVDRVGRKPLLYISTIGITACLAVLAAALSLLARDALPRGAAIGLAILTVCGFVAFFSVGMGPINMVLSSEIYPLRLRAQAVGLGFALNRMTSGAVAMSFLSICRALSVAGAFTAFAAVSALSVVFVHLFVPETSGKTLEQIESLFGGGGVTPGEVELRDAERLVHKRLVSHPSS; this comes from the exons ATGGGGATTCAGGCcgccgaggcggcggccggcggcgacaGTCTGCTGGGTTTCTTGGGGAGGAAGAGCAGGTACGCGCGCATGGACGACGTGCTTCCGCAAGAGCCGGAAGAAGACGGCGGTGGTGTCCGTGTTCGCGGCAGCGGCAGCTGCAGGAGATACGTCTTTGCCTGCTCCGTCTTCGCGTCACTCAACCATGTCCTGCTCGGCTACG ACGTGGGTGTGATGAGCGGTTGCATTATCTTCATCCAGAAGGACCTCCACATCACCGAGGTGCAGCAAGAAATGCTCGTTGGGTGCCTCAGCTTCATCTCCCTTCTTGGCAGCCTCGCCGCCGGCAGAACATCGGACGCCATCGGCCGGAAGCGGACCAtcggcctcgccgccgccgtgttCCAGGCCGGCGCGGCCATCATGACGTTCGCGCCGTCCTTCGCGGTGCTCATGGCGGGCCGGCTGCTGGCCGGCATCGGCATCGGCATCGGCATCATGGTCGCGCCGGTGTACATCTCGGAGATCTCCCCGGCGACGCTGCGGGGCTCCCTCGCGTCCTTCCCGGAGATCTTCATCAGCCTCGGAATCCTCCTGGGTTACGTCTCCAACCTCGTCTTCGCGGGCCTGCCCGACCATATCAACTGGCGCGTCATGCTCGGTGCAGGCATCCTGCCCTCCATCTCCGTCGCGTTCGTGCTGCTCGTGATCCCGGAGTCACCGCGGTGGCTGGTGATGCAGAACCGGGCTGGCGATGCTCGTGCGGTGCTTCTCAAGGTCACTGACAGCGAGGAAGAGGCACAAGAAAGGCTCACCGAGATCGAGGAGGCCGCGCGTATCACTGCTTCCGGCAAGGCGGTGTGGCGGGAGCTACTGCGGCCGTCGCCGGTGATCCGTCGGATGCTGATCACCGGGCTGGGCGTCCAGTTCTTCCAGCAGGCCACGGGCATCGATGCGCTGGTGTACTACAGCCCGACCATCTTCCGGGACGCCGGCATCACGCTGGAAAGCCAGCTCCTCGCCGCCACCGTCGCGGTGGGGTTCTCCAAGACGGCACTCATCGTGATCGCCATCGTCCTAGTGGACCGCGTCGGCCGGAAGCCGCTCCTCTACATCAGCACGATTGGCATCACGGCATGTCTGGCCGTGCTAGCCGCGGCGCTCTCCCTGCTCGCGCGCGACGCGCTACCGAGAGGCGCGGCAATCGGGCTTGCCATCCTGACGGTGTGCGGCTTCGTGGCCTTCTTCTCGGTGGGGATGGGCCCCATCAACATGGTGCTGAGCTCGGAGATATACCCGCTGCGGCTGCGAGCGCAGGCCGTGGGGTTGGGCTTCGCCTTGAACAGGATGACGAGCGGCGCCGTGGCCATGTCATTCCTCTCCATCTGCCGCGCCCTATCCGTCGCCGGCGCGTTCACCGCATTCGCGGCCGTCTCAGCGCTGTCCGTGGTGTTCGTGCATCTGTTTGTGCCTGAGACGAGCGGCAAGACGTTGGAGCAGATCGAGTCGCTGTTCGGTGGCGGCGGTGTGACGCCGGGCGAGGTGGAGCTTCGCGATGCGGAGCGTCTGGTGCACAAGAGATTAGTATCGCACCCGTCGAGCtga
- the LOC133925241 gene encoding probable N-acetylglucosaminyl-phosphatidylinositol de-N-acetylase, translated as MAWIWMLSAAGAMLMLLWAISIGRILSSPASSCVPPSPPFLPPLRGGRRSRNVLLVVAHPDDESMFFAPTILFLKANGHSIHILCISQGNADGLGNTRKEELYHACDTLKIPREQVIVLDHSKLQDGFLEKWDHGLLAEHTLEQVQLWDIDTIVTFDSYGVSGHPNHQDVHHGICKFLHENGQGNIEAWELASLNILRKYSGPVDIWLSSLISSSSSKRPIYTLVNSSPSRSYQSMAAHKSQWVWYRRLFVMFSSYTYINMLQKV; from the exons ATGGCGTGGATCTGGATGCTCTCCGCGGCGGGAGCCATGCTCATGCTCCTGTGGGCGATATCCATCGGGCGGATCCTCTCCTCTCCCGCGTCGTCCTGCGTGCCCCCGAGCCCTCCCTTCCTCCCCCCACTTCGCGGCGGCAGGAGGAGCCGGAACGTGCTGCTGGTCGTCGCCCACCCCGACGACGAGTCCAT GTTCTTCGCTCCAACTATTCTTTTCCTCAAGGCAAATGGTCACAGCATTCACATTCTGTGCATTTCTCAGG GTAATGCTGATGGTCTTGGAAATACTCGAAAGGAAGAACTGTACCATGCCTGCGACACCCTTAAG ATTCCACGTGAACAAGTTATAGTATTGGACCACTCGAAATTGCAG GATGGATTTCTTGAGAAATGGGACCATGGACTATTAGCAGAACATACCTTGGAGCAGGTCCAACTATGGGACATTGACACG ATTGTGACCTTTGATTCCTATGGAGTATCAGGCCATCCAAATCACCAAGATGTTCATCACGGCATATG CAAGTTTTTGCATGAGAACGGGCAAGGAAACATTGAAGCTTGGGAACTT GCAAGCCTGAACATTCTTCGCAAGTACAGTGGTCCGGTTGACATTTGGTTATCTTCGCTGATCTCCTCCTCAAGTTCAAAGCGACCAATCTATACACTAGTTAACAGTAGTCCGTCCAGAAGCTATCAATCAATGGCTGCACACAAAAGCCAGTGGGTTTG GTATAGAAGATTGTTTGTCATGTTCTCAAGTTATACGTACATAAATATGCTGCAAAAAGTTTAG
- the LOC133925242 gene encoding protochlorophyllide reductase-like: protein MALQAALLPCTLSVPNPKKGSLGAVVKDTAFLSVTQKKLQVPSLSVRAQVATAPVATPGSSTSVADRKKTLRQGVVVITGASSGLGLAAAKALAETGKWHVVMACRDFLKAAKAAKSAGMAEGSYTIMHLDLASLDSVRQFVESFRRSGMPLDSLVCNAAIYRPTARTPTFTADGYEMSVGVNHLGHFLLARLLLDDLNKSDYPSRRLIILGSITGNTNTLAGNVPPKAGLGDLRGLAGGLRGQNGSAMIDGAESFDGAKAYKDSKICNMLTMQELHRRFHEETGITFASLYPGCIATTGLFREHIPLFRLLFPPFQKFITKGFVSEAESGKRLAQVVSDPSLTKSGVYWSWNKDSASFENQLSQEASDPEKARKLWEISEKLVGLA, encoded by the exons ATGGCTCTGCAGGCTGCACTCCTCCCTTGCACTCTCTCCGTCCCCAACCCCAAGAAG GGCAGCTTGGGCGCGGTGGTGAAGGACACGGCGTTCCTTAGCGTCACCCaaaagaagctgcaggtgccgtCGCTTTCGGTGAGAGCGCAGGTggcgacggcgcccgtggccacCCCGGGGTCCAGCACGTCGGTGGCGGACCGCAAGAAGACGCTGCGGCAGGGCGTTGTGGTGATCACGGGCGCGTCGTCCGGGCTCGGCCTGGCCGCCGCGAAGGCGCTGGCGGAGACGGGCAAGTGGCACGTAGTGATGGCGTGCCGCGACTTCCTCAAGGCGGCCAAGGCGGCCAAGTCGGCGGGGATGGCGGAGGGCAGCTACACCATCATGCACCTCGACCTCGCCTCCCTCGACAGCGTCCGACAGTTCGTCGAAAGCTTCCGTCGCTCCGGGATGCCGCTCGACTCGCTCGTCTGCAACGCCGCCATCTACCGCCCCACGGCGCGGACGCCGACGTTCACGGCGGACGGGTACGAGATGAGCGTGGGCGTGAACCACCTGGGCCACTTCCTCCTGGCGCGGCTGCTCCTCGACGACCTCAACAAGTCCGACTACCCTTCGCGGCGGCTCATCATCCTGGGCTCCATCACGGGCAACACCAACACGCTGGCGGGCAACGTGCCGCCCAAGGCCGGGCTGGGCGACCTCCGCGGGCTCGCCGGCGGGCTGCGCGGGCAGAACGGGTCGGCGATGATCGACGGCGCGGAGAGCTTCGACGGCGCCAAGGCGTACAAGGACAGCAAGATCTGCAACATGCTGACGATGCAGGAGCTGCACCGGCGGTTCCATGAGGAGACGGGCATCACGTTCGCGTCGCTGTACCCAGGGTGCATCGCGACGACGGGGCTATTCCGCGAGCACATCCCGCTGTTCCGGCTGCTGTTCCCGCCGTTCCAGAAGTTCATCACCAAGGGGTTCGTGTCGGAGGCGGAGTCCGGCAAGAGGCTGGCGCAGGTGGTGAGCGACCCTAGTCTCACCAAGTCCGGCGTGTACTGGAGCTGGAACAAGGACTCGGCGTCGTTCGAGAACCAGCTGTCGCAGGAAGCCAGCGACCCGGAGAAGGCCAGGAAGCTTTGGGAGATCAGCGAGAAGCTCGTCGGCCTCGCCTGA